A genomic window from Methylorubrum extorquens includes:
- a CDS encoding catalase family protein produces MSPAIPYHPSVEQPRTDEADIHAQMLATFAKIQETTFEDYGRAVRGVHAKAHGLLTGRLEILNDLPPELAQGLCEKPGTYEAVLRFSTNPGDILDDSVSTPRGLALKIVGVEGERLEGAEGTSQDFVMANAPAFTAPDDAAFLKSLKLLAATTDTPQVFKKAFSAVLRGVETVLEGLGTKSPTLIAMGGHPETHILGETFYSQVPLRWGAYVAKVAVAPVSPELTTLTGASLNVNGRPNGLREAVTAFFAENEGVWELRAQLRTDEETMPVEDASKPWPEEASPYIAVARLTVPRQDAWSEEKVRRIDDGLAFNPWHALAAHRPLGAVMRARRAAYPASAGFRAAHNGCPIHEPGARG; encoded by the coding sequence GTGAGCCCTGCGATTCCCTATCATCCCTCCGTCGAGCAGCCGCGCACCGACGAGGCCGACATCCACGCGCAGATGCTCGCGACCTTCGCGAAGATCCAGGAGACCACGTTCGAGGATTACGGCCGGGCGGTGCGGGGCGTTCACGCCAAGGCGCATGGTCTGCTCACCGGTCGGCTCGAAATCCTCAACGATTTGCCGCCCGAACTGGCGCAGGGCCTGTGCGAGAAGCCCGGCACCTACGAGGCTGTGTTGCGCTTCTCCACCAATCCCGGCGACATCCTCGATGACAGCGTCTCGACGCCGCGCGGCCTCGCGCTGAAGATCGTCGGCGTCGAGGGCGAGCGCCTGGAAGGGGCTGAAGGCACGAGCCAGGATTTCGTGATGGCCAACGCCCCCGCCTTCACGGCGCCGGACGATGCGGCCTTCCTCAAGAGCCTGAAGCTCCTGGCTGCGACCACCGACACGCCGCAGGTGTTCAAGAAGGCGTTCTCGGCGGTCCTGCGCGGCGTCGAAACGGTGCTCGAAGGCTTGGGTACCAAGAGCCCGACCCTGATCGCGATGGGCGGCCATCCGGAGACGCACATCCTCGGCGAGACGTTCTACAGCCAGGTCCCCCTGCGCTGGGGCGCCTACGTCGCCAAGGTCGCTGTGGCACCGGTCTCGCCCGAACTGACGACGCTGACGGGCGCGAGCCTCAACGTCAACGGCCGGCCCAATGGCCTGCGCGAAGCGGTGACCGCGTTCTTCGCCGAGAATGAAGGCGTGTGGGAGCTGCGCGCGCAACTGCGCACCGACGAGGAGACGATGCCGGTCGAGGACGCCTCGAAACCCTGGCCGGAGGAAGCGAGCCCCTACATCGCCGTAGCGCGTCTCACCGTTCCGCGGCAGGACGCGTGGAGCGAGGAGAAGGTGCGCCGGATCGACGACGGGCTCGCCTTCAATCCCTGGCACGCGCTGGCCGCGCACCGGCCGCTCGGCGCGGTCATGCGTGCCCGCCGGGCCGCCTACCCGGCCTCCGCCGGCTTCCGGGCCGCGCATAACGGCTGCCCGATCCACGAGCCGGGCGCGCGAGGGTGA